GGAGTTTATCAATGATAGATTTGGCTATAACCTAGACACCAGCCTAGAAGATACTCGGCTTGTCTATGAGTTTGATGTAAGCTGCCAAGGCTCTGTACCCGAGGCCATGATTGCCTTCTTAGAAAGCGAAAACCTCGAAGATGCTATTCGCAATGCGGTTTCGCTTGGTGGCGACAGCGACACCTTGGCCTGTATTGCCGGTGGCATTGCCGAGGCTTTCTACAAAGAAGTGCCCGACAGCATCGCCATAGAGGTAATGCAACGCTTGGACGAAGACCTGAAAGCAGTCGTTCAGGCTTTTGTGGAAAAATACCCGCTGCGCTAGTGGCGAAGAGATGCAGGTTTTGTAGCCAATTCTAAAACCTCTTCAAAGATTCATCGTATGAGCACATAATTCAGGTATATGAAAGTCCCCTGGATTTTCAACTATTCACCCTAACGTCCCCTCATATGAAGTCTCTATACGTGGCAATACTAATGTTGCTCTTGTGTCAGCCTATGGCGATGCAAGCCCAAACAACTTGGAAACGCAGTATGTATACGCAAGTTACGCCACAAAACTTCCGCCAGCAGACGATATTTCAACAACCCATCAACAACAATAAGATAGACTATCCGCTGCTCAATGCAGTGATTTTCTATTTGGTTAATGAATACCGCTTGCGCAACAACCTCCCTGCCCTACCTTACAGCCCTATATTAGAAGCAGCTTCTTGGCATCATTCGAAGGCAATGGCAGAAGGCAACTTCTTCTCTCATACCAACAGCCGCGACAAACAGCGGGCAGAGCCTCGCGACCGGGTACGCCTGGCCGGTGGTAGCAACCTGCCCACAGGCGCTGCCGCAACAACAGGACAGGCGGGTATAGCCGAAAATATTGCGATGAACTTTGGCAAAACAGGGCTCAGCTACCTCCAAATGGGAGAAGCCTTTTTTGAACAATGGCGCAACTCTTCTGGGCATAACCAAAATATGCTCAGCGACCGCGCCAAACAATCGGGTGTGGGTGTGTTTCAGTTGGACGGAAAGTTTTATGCTACTCATAAGTTTGCTTGGTTCAACGAAGTAAAGGATGGCGCACCAGTAGTGGATAAACTACCCGCAGAACTTTAAAAGGCGCTCCAATGTGAAAGCCCTCTGTTTTTGTGCTAATTTTGCGCTCATTAGCACAAAACAACTCAATATTGCACTATGATTCTCTCAGGCAAAGAAATAGAACGCCGCCTCGGCACTGATATCCATATATCTCCTTATGACCCTAAGCGGCTCAACCCCAATAGCTACAACCTGCGCCTCCATCACGAGCTTTTGGTCTATACAACGGATGAGTTGGATATGAAAAAGCCCAACCCAACCTCCCAGCTGACCATCCCCGAAGAAGGGCTCTTGCTCGAACCCAACAAACTATACTTGGGGCGTACGATAGAACATACCACTACCACCAACCTCGTGCCGATGCTCGAAGGCCGCTCCTCTATCGGGCGCTTGGGGATGTTTGTACACGTAACCGCAGGGTTTGGGGATGTAGGCTTCTCAGGCTATTGGACACTGGAGATTTTCTGTGTGCAGCCTATCCGTATCTATGCAGGAGTAGAGATTTGTCAGATATATTATCACGACCTCTTGGGTGATTTTGAAATATACCAAAGTGGTAAATACCAACACAACGAAGGCGTACAGCCCAGCTTATTATACAAAGACTTTGAATAACAACGTCAGGAGCGGTTCACCCCGTTCCTGACGTTGTTTTTAAGGTAAGTTTTCTTGTTTTTTTGGTATTTTTACGGCTTATTGGCAGGCTATTACGGTATCAGCCCCCTATATGTTGCCTAGCCATACTCCTTACTTACAGACACTCAGCCCCCAGCAAAAACGCACTGCACGCAACGAGAAAATTGTGCGGATATTCTATCCCTTTCGGATTGCTGCATATACTACAGGAGGCGTGATTGCATTGGTCTACCGCTGGCCGATTTCGTGGACAGAGCAGCCTATGGTACTCTTGTTTGTGTTGGCTGTACTGGCCTACCCACACATTACCATTGCCACCCGCAAGGTATTCCCGCCCAACCCGATATACAATACCTTGTTTTTTGACAACTTCATTGTGGGGCTGTGTGTATATATGCTAGATGGGGCCTTGGGGGCCTTGATTGCTTTCGGCTCTATGATTTTGGCCTCTACCATCTTGTTTTCGGGGTTGCGACATATCCCCTTGGCTGTAGTGATGATTATGGCGGGCTTTGGGATTCCTTATACTCTCTGGCCTATGCCCCTGAACTTGCGCGGGGTATTGGTAGTCAATTTGTCTAGTATGTTGTTTTTGGCAGGATATTGTATGTTTTTTGCCTATCGCATTTATCTGATTACGGTAGCCCTGCGTAGCTCTAGAGAAAATATTTATCAACAAAAAGAAGAGCTACAACAACAGAGCGAGGAGATCTTGCAACAACGCGATGTATTGGCAAGTCAAAAACAATATTTGGAAGAATCAAACAGGCAGGTGATAGAAAGTATCGAGTATGCTAAGCTTATTCAGCAGGCCATCCTTCCTGGCGAGGAAAGCCTTAGAGCGGCTTTTGAGGAATATTTTGTGTTTTTTCGTCCCAAAGACATTGTATCCGGCGATTTTTATTGGCTAACACAACAGGAGGAGTACAAAATATTGGTCTTGCTGGACTGTACAGGGCACGGGGTTCCGGGGGCGATGATGAGCACCATTGGGGAGTCGCTGCTCAACCACATAATGTTGAGTCAAGGGCTGCGGATGCCTGCCGACATCCTCAGAGCCTTGCACAAAGGGGTTTACCGAACCCTCAAGCAAGGGCAAGCCCACCAACAACGCGATGGTATGGATGCGGCAGTGGTAGTATGGCATCCGCCTAGCCGCACGCTATACTTTGCCGGAGCTAAGCGCCCACTGGTCTATACCCTAGACCAAGGCCAAAGCCTGCTGACCGTCAGAGGAACTTCAAAGTCTATTGGGGGTGGCGATAGTGAAGAGAAAATATATGACCAACACCAAATAGCCCTGCCTACGGAGGCGGTTGTTTATTTGTTTTCGGATGGTTATGCCGATCAGATGGGCGGCCCGCTGGGTAAAAAATTTATGTTGCCTAAGTTCAGAGCCTTGCTGCAACATTGCGCTCCCCTACCAATGGCCGAACAACAACAGGTCTTGAGTCAGACATTTGATACCTGGAAAAACGAATCAGAAGAAACGCAAACTGACGATGTCTTGGTGGTGGGGCTAAAGCTTTGATAGCCAAAGGATTTTGATTTGTTCATCTAGTAGGGGCTTGCCTCATTGGCTTTTTTGGCTATATTTGCCCGATGTTAAAGAAAGCATTCATATTATTAGTGCGTTTTTATCAGGTAGCTATTTCACCCTTGTTTCCCTCGGCGTGTCGGTATCAGCCTACCTGTTCGCACTATATGGTAGAAGCGATAGAAACACACGGCTTGTGGCGCGGGCTCAGATTAGGCCTGAAGCGCATAGGTCGTTGCCACCCTTGGGGTGGGCACGGTTATGACCCTGTGCCTCCCAAATCAAGCCATTGTCAACATTCATCTCACAAGCCCAACACACCCTAATTTTTTGCTCATGCAAGCCACCTTTTTGTGCTGTTCTCATTCGTGGGGCGGCCTAGAGCTAAATACCATACGCCTTTCTAAATGGCTTCAAGCCCGTGGACACGACATCTTGCTAATTACTTATGACAAGAGCCGGATGTATCAGGAGGCTACCAATGAGGGTATCCCAACAGAGGTTTTTGAGTACCAACGCCGCCATCTTGATTTTGGAGCGGCCAAACAACTAGCGCAGCGCTTACAGGATAAAGGGCGTACTTCGCTCATCATCGCCCACTATGACCAAGCATACTTGGCCGCACTAGCCAAATACCGACACTTCCCCAAACTCAAGCTGGCGTATTGGCAACATATGCAGTATAACCTCATCAAAAAAAGCATCTACCATCGCTGGATGTATCGTCAGATTGATGCGTGGATTACGCCATTGAGCTATTTGCAACAACAACTCTTTCAACATACTACCCTCAAAGCCGCACAAATTCAGCTTATCCCGATGTGTATTGACACCCGCCCCTTTGTAGAGAATCCCCTCTCTATGTCGGAGGCTCGCGAAGTTTTGGATTTGCCCAAAGGCGTTTTTTTGGCAGGGACTATTGGGCGCATAGACCGCCAAAAGGGGCAAGAATACAGTATTATGGCCTTAGAACAATTGCCCTACGATGATTTACATCTGGCCATCATTGGAGAAGAAACCCTAGAGCAACCCGGCTATGAAGAGCGCCTTCGAGAGTTGGCGATGAGCCTGGGCGTTTCGGAGCGCGTTCATTTTAGGCCTTTTACACGCAATGTGGCTGCTGCTTTTCGTGCGCTCGATGTATTTGTGATGTCTTCACTTTCGGAGCCTATCGGGATGGTAACCTTAGAGGCGATGGCCTCGGGCACTCCCGTGATTGGCACTAATACCGGAGGTACTCCTGATTTGCTTTTGCAAGGGTCTTGTGGCTTGTTAGTGCCCCCTGCTGACCCCGAAAGCCTTACAAATGCGCTACAGATTTATTACCTCGACCGCGATTTGCGCCAAAAAGCGACTGACCGCGCCCGAGAGCACGTCATTAAAAATTACCATTACGAAGCCCAATGTGATGGTTTTGAGCAAATAATGGCTCAGTGGTAAACAATAAGATATTGTTATAAAACAAAATGCACGAATTGGAGCGAGCCTTTTCGTGCATTTTGTTATCTTTATCTATGTACTGCTTATGCGCTAGCAAACCACGCCCTAGCGCTTTCGTAATCCTCAAAGTACTGGATTACTGGCTTGCCGGCAACGCTGCCCCCTGCTCTATCATCTTCGATAGTCTGTGTCATGCCCAAGCTAGCAATAAACTCTTGAGGCAAAATAACCCCTACTTTTTTAACCCCTGTCTGATGCCAAAGTGGGCTGATATTAATGTTGACCCAATCTTGCAAGTCTGGCGACAGTGGGTAGTTGTTGTCGCGTGTGTCGGTAATGATAAACTGTACTTGGTAGTCTTTCATCGCCATAGCAGAAGCCAAGGCATCAGCTTGGTAAGCTTCGTCATCGGGTAGATCAGCTGTTTGGGGGGTAGAATAATAACACATTTCTGAGCGAGATTCGTCAAGTGTTACACGAGTGTAAGGGCTTTCAAAAATTGTTTGCATAGGTGTATTGTTTTGAGTGCAACCAAACAACATGAGCTTTTGAAACGATAACGGATATTAGTCTCAAGGGTCTCGTGGTTTGGTAGATATCCCTACTCTTCTTCCTTGTTTTTGAGTACCATGAGGAGTTTGTAAGCTCCCTTGATGACGACAGGGCTTTGGCCTAAGTTTTGGGCTTCGAGCAAGGTGGTAAAGCCATTTTCGCTACTGCCCGGTTTTACTTTTTTCATCTCAAAGCGCCCCGGCCCTTGGGCTACAAAGACATAGTGTTGGTTTTCAAAACGCACAATGGCCTCATCGGGCAGGGAGGGCAGGCTGTCCGTTTTTAAGGCTATTATGGCATTCATAAAAGTACCTATGGGGAGCGCTCTGGACTCCTGCGTTTTGAAATGGCAATGTACTTCTGCCGCATTGCTATTGTCGAGTTTTTGGTTGATTAAGATAATCTCACAAGCGTAGTGCTTATCGGCTTGGTCGTTGGTAAAAGCATACAGCTCTTGCCCTTGGCGGAGCTTTGGGAGGTCTTTGTCATATACGGTGAGCTTTAGGTGTAGGTCTTCGGTATTGGCCAACTCAAACAAGACCTCTGTAGGCGAGACATATTTCCCGATATTGACATTGACAGCGGAGATGTAGCCGTTCATCGGTGCCACAATGGCAATGCTTTTGGAGATATTTTCAGCTTTGAGCCCTTGAGGCGACAGACCGATGAGTTGTAGTTTTTGTTCGAGCGATTTGAGCAAGACTACTTGTGTTTGGTAGGCAGATTGGCTTTGCTGCAAGGCCTTGTCGCTGCTGGCCTTGCTTTGGTTGAGTTCGCGCTGGCGCTGGTATTCGCTTTCCAAAAAGCTCAGTTGGGCCTTGGCCGAGAGGTAGTCTTGTTGTAACTGAATATACTGGAGGTCTTCTATTTGTGCCAGCAGTTCTCCTTTCTTTACATAAGTTCCCGGCAGCGGGCGCAGCGTCCGAAGGTAGCCACCCAGGGGCGCACTGATAGACACTAAGTTTTGGGGAGGCAACTCTACCCTGCCGTTGAGCCTGAGAGTGGTGGCTATGGGCCGCAAGGCAATCTGGCCAAGGGTGATGTCAGCATTTTTGAGCTGCGCATCAGTAAGTTGTACAATGTCTGTGCTTTGTGTTTCCGGGGTATTTTCTGTTGTGGGGCTCGTCTGGCAAGCGCCCAATAACATCAGACCCAAAGGCAAGGCAAAGGTGATGATTCTATGTAACATATTCGGTGGGGGCTAATCAAGTAAATATTCTATTTGTATAATGCTCTGATTCAGCTCATTGACCAAATCGAGGTAGTTGCTCTGAAAGCTTGTAGCCTGATTGATGAGCAAGCACCATTCGAGGTAATTGATTTCTCCTTTTTGCAGCTGAGCGTCGGCAGTGGTGAGCATCAACCTCACTTGGGGCATCATATTGGCTTCGTAGTAGCCTATATTGTCAAGGGCTGTCCGGTATTGTTCGAGGGCTGTCTGCCATTCGCTATGGAGCTGCTTTAGTCCTTGGCGGTATTGGTTTTGGGCGATGGCTTCTTGGGTCTTCGCCGAGGCAATGCGTGCTTTTTGGGCGCGGCTGAAGATGGGAATCCCAATACTGGCCTGTATAAACTGAAAGCGCTGTCCGGCATCATAAAATACATCATCGGCACCTACTCCTATAATAGAAGTATTGAAATAGCCTATCCCCAGTTCGGGCAAGCGTTTGGCCTTTTCCAGCCGGCTTGTTTGCTCGGCTACTTGTATGGCTTGGCCCAAAAGGCGCAGGCGCGGATGTTGGGAGCGCATGGCCGAATCGGGGTAGCTTGTCAGGTTGCGCCTAAAGGCATCGGTCTGTGGCTCGTAGGGTTCGGAGGTGTTGAGCAGGAGCTGAAAATGCAGGCGGAACAAAGCATAGTCTTTGCGCAGTTGTTGTAACTGTATGGCTATCTGCCCGCGTTGTGCCTCGGCGGTGGCCAGTTCCAATTGGTTGGCATCGCCTTTGGCAAAGCGCAAGCGTGATTTTTCCAAAAATCCGGCATAAAGACTGTCCGTGGCAGAGAGTATTTTCTCCTTCTCTTTCAGATACAGCATCGTATAAAACAACTTTTTCACAGCTTGCACAAGGTTGGCCTCTTGCAGGCTTAGGGCGATGAGCTGTTGTTGAGACAGGGCTTCTTGCAGCGTTTTTTGTCTGTTATATACAGTAGGAAAACTGAAATTTTGTGCAATCCCTATCTGAAAATCCCTGAAAACAGAGTTGTTTTGCCCATATTGTAGCGATAGCTGGCTTTGGGGAATATCAAAGGCGGCATGTTGAAGTTGCTGTTGTGCTTTGGCTCTAAGCGCTTCATTTTTTACTTGAAGATTGTTTTCAAGTGCTGTCCTCAGCGCCTCCTCAAGCCCTATCCCTTGGGGAGAGCCTTGCTGTGCTTGTAGGGGCACCAAGGCTAATACACTGAGAACCAACACAAAAACCATTGTTATAGGTCGGCTGTGTAGGGTTTTGATTTTATTTCCTTGAAACATCAGGTACAATATCGGCAAGACAAACAAAGTCAGGAAAGTGGCCATCATCAGGCCGCCAATCACCACCGTAGCCAGTGGGCGTTGAACTTCGGCTCCTTCGCCCGTGCTGAGTGCCATGGGCAGAAAACCCAGCGAGGCCACAAAGGCCGTCATCAACACCGGACGCAGGCGCAGTGCCGTACCTTGGAGCACGATACGCTTGAGGTTGCTTTGGCCTTCGGCTTTGAGGCGGGTAAATTCTGCAATCAGTACAATGCCATTGAGCACGGCCACGCCAAAAAGGGCGATAAAACCAATGCCGGCGCTTACGCTAAAAGGAAGCCCTCTGAGTGCCAAGGCAAACACGCCCCCGATGATAGACAGTGGGATGGCCGTAAAAATCAACAAGCCTAATTTTACAGACCTGAAAGCGAAGTACAGGAGTAAGAAAATCAGCAGAAGCGCAATCGGCACAGCAATCATCAGGCGGTCTTTGGCCTCTTGTAGATTTTCGAATGCGCCTCCATAGCTCACATAGTATCCGGGAGGGAGCTTGATTTGTAGGGCTACTTTTTGTTGGAGTTCCTCCACGGTATTCTGCACATCCCTGCCTCGCACATTGAAGCCCACAATGATACGCCTTTGGGAGCTTTCGCGCTGAATCTGATTAGGGCCGTCCTCTATCGCCACCGAGGCTACGGTAGAAAGCGGGATTTTGGCACCTGTGGGGGTACTTATCAGCAGCTCTTGGACATCGGCAAGGCTCGTACGGCGTTTGGCTGATAAGCGCAAAACCAAGTCGAAGCGCCGCTCTCCTTCATATACAAGGCCGCTGCTTTCGCCCGCAAAGGCAGTTTTGATTATCCGATTGATGTCGCTAATGGCCACCCCATATTGTGCGATGGCCTCACGATGGTAACGAATCACAATCTGGGGCATTCCTGTAACAGGCTCTACATACAACCCTGTGCTCCCCTCTACCGATTGGCAAATACGTCCTAATTTTTCGGCATAATAGGCCAAGGTATCGAGGTTTTCGCCAAATATTTTGACCACTACATCTTGTCTTGCGCCCGAAATCAATTCATTGAAACGCATCGCTACCGGATATTGAAAGCCAAAGCTGACCCCGGGAATATCTTCTAAAGCTGCGGCCATACGCGCCTCCAACTCAGGATAGGTACTGGCCGAAGTCCATTCGCTGCGTTTTTTGAGGATAATCATCATATCCGAGGCATCCATGGGCATTGGGTCTGTGGGGATTTCGGAGCTGCCGGTCTTGCTAACGATTTTTTCTATTTCGGGGAATTGCGCCATCAATAACTTCGAGGCCTTGGAGACTGCCTCCACAGAGGTTTTCAGGTTGCTTCCTGGCAATACCCGTGTTTCGACGGCAAAGTCGCCTTCGGGTAGGCTGGGGATAAACTCCCCTCCTAAACGGCTGAGTATCCAAAAGGACAAGCCGAGCAGGACGATTACTCCTATCAAGACGACTTTTTGCCCACGCAACACCTTGAGGAGTACCTTGCGGTAAAATTTTTCCAAATGTGCCATCATCTTGTCTGAGAGCGTGGCTTTGTGCCTGAGTGTTTTGCTCAACAGCAAAGAACTCATCACAGGCACATAAGTCAGCGACAACAACAAGGCCCCAATAAGGGCAAAGCCTACTGTTTGGGCCATTGGGGCAAACATTTTCCCTTCGATACCCCTGAGCGAGAGAATGGGCAGATATACAATCAGGATAATTACCTGACCAAAAACGGCGCTGTTCATCATCTTTGTGGCGGCTTTTTGTACCTCCTCATCCATTTGGCTTTGGCTTAGGCGGCGAATGTGTGCAAACTGTTGGCTATGGCTCAAGCGGTGCATCACGGATTCTACAATAATGACGGCTCCATCAATGATAAGCCCAAAGTCGAGTGCGCCCAAGCTCATCAAGTTGCCACTTACCCCGAAGAGGTTCATCATAATCACGGCAAAAAGCATAGACAGCGGAATAAGGGTAGCCACCAAGAAGCCGGCACGCAGATTTCCCAAGAAGATAACCAATACGAATACCACAATCATCGCTCCTTCTGCCAGATTTTTACTGACGGTATCAATGGCATTATTGACCATCTTGGTTCTGTCCAGAAAAGGCTCTATCACCACACCTTCGGGCAGTGTTTCTTGTATTTGGGCTACCTTGTCTTTGATGCGCCGGATTACCTTGCTGCTGTTGCCGTCTTTGAGCATCATCACTACGGCTCCCGACACCTCCATCGTGCCATTATAGGTCATTGCCCCATAGCGAGGAGCCTGTCCCAATTGCAGTTCTGCAAGTTGGCGTATGAGCAAGGGCGTGCCATCGGGCAGGTTTTTGACGACAATATTGCC
The nucleotide sequence above comes from Eisenibacter elegans DSM 3317. Encoded proteins:
- a CDS encoding CusA/CzcA family heavy metal efflux RND transporter produces the protein MLNIIIRFSLKNKLIIGLMTLALVAYGIYEVQRLPIDAVPDITNNQIQIITVAPALGAPDVERLITFPIEQANKNIPGLIELRSFSRFGLSLITLVFEDAIDIYWARQQVAERLLQVQAEIPPGFGQPMLAPVTTGLGEIYQYVVRPKKGYEDRYDAMALRTIQDWIVRRQLLGVPGVAEVSSFGGLLKQYEVALKLEELAAYQTSIEEVFRALENNNQNTGGAYIEKNETVLFIRSEGLIGSIEDIGNIVVKNLPDGTPLLIRQLAELQLGQAPRYGAMTYNGTMEVSGAVVMMLKDGNSSKVIRRIKDKVAQIQETLPEGVVIEPFLDRTKMVNNAIDTVSKNLAEGAMIVVFVLVIFLGNLRAGFLVATLIPLSMLFAVIMMNLFGVSGNLMSLGALDFGLIIDGAVIIVESVMHRLSHSQQFAHIRRLSQSQMDEEVQKAATKMMNSAVFGQVIILIVYLPILSLRGIEGKMFAPMAQTVGFALIGALLLSLTYVPVMSSLLLSKTLRHKATLSDKMMAHLEKFYRKVLLKVLRGQKVVLIGVIVLLGLSFWILSRLGGEFIPSLPEGDFAVETRVLPGSNLKTSVEAVSKASKLLMAQFPEIEKIVSKTGSSEIPTDPMPMDASDMMIILKKRSEWTSASTYPELEARMAAALEDIPGVSFGFQYPVAMRFNELISGARQDVVVKIFGENLDTLAYYAEKLGRICQSVEGSTGLYVEPVTGMPQIVIRYHREAIAQYGVAISDINRIIKTAFAGESSGLVYEGERRFDLVLRLSAKRRTSLADVQELLISTPTGAKIPLSTVASVAIEDGPNQIQRESSQRRIIVGFNVRGRDVQNTVEELQQKVALQIKLPPGYYVSYGGAFENLQEAKDRLMIAVPIALLLIFLLLYFAFRSVKLGLLIFTAIPLSIIGGVFALALRGLPFSVSAGIGFIALFGVAVLNGIVLIAEFTRLKAEGQSNLKRIVLQGTALRLRPVLMTAFVASLGFLPMALSTGEGAEVQRPLATVVIGGLMMATFLTLFVLPILYLMFQGNKIKTLHSRPITMVFVLVLSVLALVPLQAQQGSPQGIGLEEALRTALENNLQVKNEALRAKAQQQLQHAAFDIPQSQLSLQYGQNNSVFRDFQIGIAQNFSFPTVYNRQKTLQEALSQQQLIALSLQEANLVQAVKKLFYTMLYLKEKEKILSATDSLYAGFLEKSRLRFAKGDANQLELATAEAQRGQIAIQLQQLRKDYALFRLHFQLLLNTSEPYEPQTDAFRRNLTSYPDSAMRSQHPRLRLLGQAIQVAEQTSRLEKAKRLPELGIGYFNTSIIGVGADDVFYDAGQRFQFIQASIGIPIFSRAQKARIASAKTQEAIAQNQYRQGLKQLHSEWQTALEQYRTALDNIGYYEANMMPQVRLMLTTADAQLQKGEINYLEWCLLINQATSFQSNYLDLVNELNQSIIQIEYLLD
- a CDS encoding CAP domain-containing protein; amino-acid sequence: MKSLYVAILMLLLCQPMAMQAQTTWKRSMYTQVTPQNFRQQTIFQQPINNNKIDYPLLNAVIFYLVNEYRLRNNLPALPYSPILEAASWHHSKAMAEGNFFSHTNSRDKQRAEPRDRVRLAGGSNLPTGAAATTGQAGIAENIAMNFGKTGLSYLQMGEAFFEQWRNSSGHNQNMLSDRAKQSGVGVFQLDGKFYATHKFAWFNEVKDGAPVVDKLPAEL
- the yidD gene encoding membrane protein insertion efficiency factor YidD, producing MLKKAFILLVRFYQVAISPLFPSACRYQPTCSHYMVEAIETHGLWRGLRLGLKRIGRCHPWGGHGYDPVPPKSSHCQHSSHKPNTP
- the dcd gene encoding dCTP deaminase, with product MILSGKEIERRLGTDIHISPYDPKRLNPNSYNLRLHHELLVYTTDELDMKKPNPTSQLTIPEEGLLLEPNKLYLGRTIEHTTTTNLVPMLEGRSSIGRLGMFVHVTAGFGDVGFSGYWTLEIFCVQPIRIYAGVEICQIYYHDLLGDFEIYQSGKYQHNEGVQPSLLYKDFE
- a CDS encoding glycosyltransferase family 4 protein, whose amino-acid sequence is MQATFLCCSHSWGGLELNTIRLSKWLQARGHDILLITYDKSRMYQEATNEGIPTEVFEYQRRHLDFGAAKQLAQRLQDKGRTSLIIAHYDQAYLAALAKYRHFPKLKLAYWQHMQYNLIKKSIYHRWMYRQIDAWITPLSYLQQQLFQHTTLKAAQIQLIPMCIDTRPFVENPLSMSEAREVLDLPKGVFLAGTIGRIDRQKGQEYSIMALEQLPYDDLHLAIIGEETLEQPGYEERLRELAMSLGVSERVHFRPFTRNVAAAFRALDVFVMSSLSEPIGMVTLEAMASGTPVIGTNTGGTPDLLLQGSCGLLVPPADPESLTNALQIYYLDRDLRQKATDRAREHVIKNYHYEAQCDGFEQIMAQW
- a CDS encoding PP2C family protein-serine/threonine phosphatase, which codes for MLPSHTPYLQTLSPQQKRTARNEKIVRIFYPFRIAAYTTGGVIALVYRWPISWTEQPMVLLFVLAVLAYPHITIATRKVFPPNPIYNTLFFDNFIVGLCVYMLDGALGALIAFGSMILASTILFSGLRHIPLAVVMIMAGFGIPYTLWPMPLNLRGVLVVNLSSMLFLAGYCMFFAYRIYLITVALRSSRENIYQQKEELQQQSEEILQQRDVLASQKQYLEESNRQVIESIEYAKLIQQAILPGEESLRAAFEEYFVFFRPKDIVSGDFYWLTQQEEYKILVLLDCTGHGVPGAMMSTIGESLLNHIMLSQGLRMPADILRALHKGVYRTLKQGQAHQQRDGMDAAVVVWHPPSRTLYFAGAKRPLVYTLDQGQSLLTVRGTSKSIGGGDSEEKIYDQHQIALPTEAVVYLFSDGYADQMGGPLGKKFMLPKFRALLQHCAPLPMAEQQQVLSQTFDTWKNESEETQTDDVLVVGLKL
- a CDS encoding ADP-ribosylglycohydrolase family protein, producing MIAFLESENLEDAIRNAVSLGGDSDTLACIAGGIAEAFYKEVPDSIAIEVMQRLDEDLKAVVQAFVEKYPLR
- a CDS encoding efflux RND transporter periplasmic adaptor subunit; protein product: MLHRIITFALPLGLMLLGACQTSPTTENTPETQSTDIVQLTDAQLKNADITLGQIALRPIATTLRLNGRVELPPQNLVSISAPLGGYLRTLRPLPGTYVKKGELLAQIEDLQYIQLQQDYLSAKAQLSFLESEYQRQRELNQSKASSDKALQQSQSAYQTQVVLLKSLEQKLQLIGLSPQGLKAENISKSIAIVAPMNGYISAVNVNIGKYVSPTEVLFELANTEDLHLKLTVYDKDLPKLRQGQELYAFTNDQADKHYACEIILINQKLDNSNAAEVHCHFKTQESRALPIGTFMNAIIALKTDSLPSLPDEAIVRFENQHYVFVAQGPGRFEMKKVKPGSSENGFTTLLEAQNLGQSPVVIKGAYKLLMVLKNKEEE